The following are encoded together in the Populus trichocarpa isolate Nisqually-1 chromosome 5, P.trichocarpa_v4.1, whole genome shotgun sequence genome:
- the LOC7460950 gene encoding uncharacterized protein LOC7460950 isoform X2 yields the protein MAQLKTDSALSRRIARAFIDFLNSVEAAPGVDLEGLEVAKECVSDAFKLDSPNIDDDRLEPGLLIDLFRSLEANGLQKNKSDPSSGTAPVDAPTSSNNNTNNDGLSRDELFGQFFAALEKMHFFRTTPDGNDDPAQLDRATRLFHDALNEMEKNGCHTYGRNSLAEALKSQGNRAVQCKLYSDAIELYSCAISLCENNAVYYCNRAAAYTQIHKYTEAIRDCLKSVEIDPGYSKAYSRLGLAYYAQGNYRDAIDKGFKKALQLDPSNETVKENIRVAEQKLIEQQKRTEQGQNSSSSNRDNYESSNQSTGGSRSHSMPMQFDINGISVDFSSMLRNMTAHMGEQSQDRQGQDGSANGSDEPEIIIGGNIGVNMTETMPDELRGAFRSMMEMFSGAASHGNAQDAMNGRSPTN from the exons ATGGCTCAACTAAAAACTGATTCTGCTCTCTCCCGTCGTATCGCTCGTGCTTTCATCGATTTCCTCAACTCCG TGGAAGCTGCTCCCGGTGTTGACCTAGAAGGTCTGGAAGTTGCTAAAGAATGTGTGAGTGATGCTTTCAAGCTTGATTCAccaaatattgatgatgatcgCTTAGAACCTGGtttgttgattgatttatttCGCTCACTGGAAGCAAATGGGCTGCAAAAGAATAAATCGGATCCTAGCAGCGGCACGGCTCCTGTGGATGCTCCTACTTcttctaataataatactaataatgatG GGTTATCTAGAGATGAGCTTTTTGGGCAATTCTTTGCTGCGCTTGAGAAAATGCACTTCTTTAGAACAACTCCTGATGGGAATGATGATCCTGCTCAACTTGATAGAGCGACACGGTTGTTTCATGATGCTTTAAAT gaaatggaaaaaaatggaTGCCATACCTATGGCCGCAACAGTCTAGCTGAGGCATTAAAGTCACAAG GTAACAGGGCTGTGCAGTGTAAACTTTACTCTGATGCAATAGAGTTGTATTCTTGCGCCATTTCACTTTGTGAAAACAATGCTGTTTACTACTGTAACAG GGCAGCTGCCTACACTCAGATCCACAAATATACCGAAGCAATCAGAGATTGTCTTAAATCTGTCGAAATTGACCCAGGTTACAGTAAAGCTTACAGTCGCCTTGGATTAGCCTATTATGCACAAGGGAACTACAGGGATGCTATTGATAAAGGATTTAAGAAAG CCTTGCAACTGGACCCCAGTAATGAAACGGTCAAAGAAAATATTCGG GTAGCTGAGCAGAAATTGATAGAACAGCAGAAACGAACAGAACAAGGCCAG AATTCTAGTTCATCCAATCGTGATAATTATGAATCTAGCAATCAATCCACCGGAGGGTCTAGGAGCCATAGTATGCCAATGCAATTTGACATTAACGGCATTTCTGTTGACTTTTCAAGCATGTTGCGGAACATGACTGCTCACATGGGAGAGCAATCTCAGGACAGGCAAGGACAAGATGGGAGCGCTAATGGATCTGATGAACCTGAAATAATAATAGGTGGGAACATAG GTGTGAATATGACAGAAACTATGCCGGATGAACTAAGAGGAGCTTTCAGGTCAATGATGGAAATGTTCTCAGGGGCAGCTTCCCATGGAAATGCTCAAGATGCCATGAATGGAAGATCACCGACAAACTAA
- the LOC7460950 gene encoding uncharacterized protein LOC7460950 isoform X1, translating to MAQLKTDSALSRRIARAFIDFLNSVEAAPGVDLEGLEVAKECVSDAFKLDSPNIDDDRLEPGLLIDLFRSLEANGLQKNKSDPSSGTAPVDAPTSSNNNTNNDGLSRDELFGQFFAALEKMHFFRTTPDGNDDPAQLDRATRLFHDALNEMEKNGCHTYGRNSLAEALKSQGNRAVQCKLYSDAIELYSCAISLCENNAVYYCNRAAAYTQIHKYTEAIRDCLKSVEIDPGYSKAYSRLGLAYYAQGNYRDAIDKGFKKALQLDPSNETVKENIRVAEQKLIEQQKRTEQGQNSSSSNRDNYESSNQSTGGSRSHSMPMQFDINGISVDFSSMLRNMTAHMGEQSQDRQGQDGSANGSDEPEIIIGGNIGVNMTETMPDEPHLGVNMTETMPDELRGAFRSMMEMFSGAASHGNAQDAMNGRSPTN from the exons ATGGCTCAACTAAAAACTGATTCTGCTCTCTCCCGTCGTATCGCTCGTGCTTTCATCGATTTCCTCAACTCCG TGGAAGCTGCTCCCGGTGTTGACCTAGAAGGTCTGGAAGTTGCTAAAGAATGTGTGAGTGATGCTTTCAAGCTTGATTCAccaaatattgatgatgatcgCTTAGAACCTGGtttgttgattgatttatttCGCTCACTGGAAGCAAATGGGCTGCAAAAGAATAAATCGGATCCTAGCAGCGGCACGGCTCCTGTGGATGCTCCTACTTcttctaataataatactaataatgatG GGTTATCTAGAGATGAGCTTTTTGGGCAATTCTTTGCTGCGCTTGAGAAAATGCACTTCTTTAGAACAACTCCTGATGGGAATGATGATCCTGCTCAACTTGATAGAGCGACACGGTTGTTTCATGATGCTTTAAAT gaaatggaaaaaaatggaTGCCATACCTATGGCCGCAACAGTCTAGCTGAGGCATTAAAGTCACAAG GTAACAGGGCTGTGCAGTGTAAACTTTACTCTGATGCAATAGAGTTGTATTCTTGCGCCATTTCACTTTGTGAAAACAATGCTGTTTACTACTGTAACAG GGCAGCTGCCTACACTCAGATCCACAAATATACCGAAGCAATCAGAGATTGTCTTAAATCTGTCGAAATTGACCCAGGTTACAGTAAAGCTTACAGTCGCCTTGGATTAGCCTATTATGCACAAGGGAACTACAGGGATGCTATTGATAAAGGATTTAAGAAAG CCTTGCAACTGGACCCCAGTAATGAAACGGTCAAAGAAAATATTCGG GTAGCTGAGCAGAAATTGATAGAACAGCAGAAACGAACAGAACAAGGCCAG AATTCTAGTTCATCCAATCGTGATAATTATGAATCTAGCAATCAATCCACCGGAGGGTCTAGGAGCCATAGTATGCCAATGCAATTTGACATTAACGGCATTTCTGTTGACTTTTCAAGCATGTTGCGGAACATGACTGCTCACATGGGAGAGCAATCTCAGGACAGGCAAGGACAAGATGGGAGCGCTAATGGATCTGATGAACCTGAAATAATAATAGGTGGGAACATAGGTGTGAATATGACAGAAACTATGCCGGATGAACCCCACCTAGGTGTGAATATGACAGAAACTATGCCGGATGAACTAAGAGGAGCTTTCAGGTCAATGATGGAAATGTTCTCAGGGGCAGCTTCCCATGGAAATGCTCAAGATGCCATGAATGGAAGATCACCGACAAACTAA